A single genomic interval of Mesoplodon densirostris isolate mMesDen1 chromosome 8, mMesDen1 primary haplotype, whole genome shotgun sequence harbors:
- the STK36 gene encoding serine/threonine-protein kinase 36 isoform X2, which yields MEKYHVLEMIGEGCFGRVYKGRRKYSAQVVALKFIPKLGHSEKELRNLQREIEIMRGLRHPNIVHMLDSFETDKEVVVVTDYAEGELFQILEDDGKLPEEQVQAIAAQLVSALYYLHSHRILHRDMKPQNILLAKGGGIKLCDFGFARAMSTNTMVLTSIKGTPLYMSPELVEERPYDHTVDLWSVGCILYELAVGTPPFYTTSIFQLVSLIRKDPVRWPPTISPCFKNFLQGLLTKDPRQRLSWPDLLHHPFIAGRVTILTESAGPDLGTPFTSRLPPELQVLKDQQAHRLAPKGSRSCVLWQACKRMAEEAKQKKHQNTGPALEQEDRASKVASGTASLPRLKATPQETSLLTGVLGSEMKSSWAEWRAGEAPPAPWENWITQDCEQAFPELRPEVVGQQSLDAVDLENEEPDNDGAEWRHLLETTEPVPVQLKAPLALLCNPDFCQRIQGQLHEAGGQILKGVLEGASHILPVLRVLSSLLSSCSDSVRLYSFCRDAGLPRLLLSLLRHSQESSRIQQQCWCGTFSRDLTAVIQAYFSCTFNLERSQTGDSLQVFQEAANLFLELLGKLLAQPDDSKQTLRRDSLMCFTVLCEAMDGNSWTISRAFYSSLMTTQRAVLDGLLHGLTVPQLPFHSPPGAPEVSQPLQEQSGDLPGAISSALAALCTAPVGLPGCWEAKEQISRHLANQLSEDSNQLRSSLISGLQHPILCLHLLKVLYSCCRVSEPLCRLLGQEPLALESLWKLVQGKVKVVDWQESAEVTLYLLSLLVLHLQDLPSGMEKLGSEVATVFTHSHVVSLVSAAACLLGQLGQQGVIFDLQPVEWIAAATHALSAPAEVRLTPPGGCGFYDGLLILLQLLTQQGKGNPVSVVASSEMWTVLWHRFSTVLRLPEEASVQEEELSLSSPQSPEPDWMLISPQGMAALLSLAMATFTQEPQLCLSHLSQHGSILMSTLKHLLSPSFLHQLTEAPQGPEFLPVVVLSVCQLLCFPFALDVDADLLEGVLADLTDSEVTAHLLQVCCYHLPLTQAELPISLLTRLALSEPLSLYQFVSTVAACPTTTISFLSAALLGDQPPLTSDLLSLLAHAARVLSPSHLSFIQELLAGPDESCRPLRSLLGHPENSVRARTYGLLGHLLQPSGALRGALQSQLGLLNLLLLGLGDKDPAVRRGASFAVGNAAYQAGPLGPALAAAVPGMTQLLGDPQAGIRRNAASALGNLGPEGLGDELLRCHVPQRLLEVACGDPQPNVKEAALVALRSLRQEPCIHQVLVSLGASEKLALLSLGNQLLPHSSPRPASAKHCRKLIHLLRPTHNT from the exons ATGGAAAAGTACCACGTGTTGGAGATGATTGGAGAAGGCTGTTTTGGGAGGGTGTACAAGGGTCGAAGAAAATACAGTGCTCAG GTGGTGGCCCTGAAGTTCATTCCAAAATTGGGACACTCAGAGAAAGAGCTGAGGAATCTGCAACGAGAGATTGAAATCATGCGGGGTCTGCGGCATCCCAATATTGTGCATATGCTTGACAGCTTTGAGACTGACAAAGAG gtggtggtggtgacagaCTATGCTGAGGGAGAGCTTTTTCAGATCCTAGAAGATGACGGAAAACTTCCCGAAGAGCAG GTTCAGGCCATTGCTGCCCAGTTGGTGTCAGCCCTGTACTATCTGCATTCCCACCGCATCCTCCACCGAGACATGAAGCCTCAGAACATCCTCCTTGCCAAGGGTGGTGGCATaaagctctgtgactttgg ATTTGCCCGGGCTATGAGCACCAACACGATGGTGCTGACATCCATTAAAGGCACACCACTCTACATGTCTCCAGAGCTGGTGGAGGAACGACCATATGACCACACCGTGGACCTCTGGTCTGTGGGCTGCATACTGTATGAGCTGGCAGTGGGCACTCCTCCCTTCTATACTACAAGCATCTTTCAGCTGGTCAGCCTCATTCGCAAGGACCCTGTGCGCTGGCCCCCCACCATTAGTCCTTGCTTCAAG AACTTCCTTCAGGGACTGCTCACCAAGGACCCCCGGCAGCGTCTGTCCTGGCCAGACCTCTTACATCACCCCTTTATTGCTGGTCGTGTCACCA TACTAACCGAGTCAGCAGGCCCAGATTTGGGTACCCCATTCACCAGTCGCTTACCCCCAGAACTTCAGGTCCTAAAGGACCAACAGGCGCATCGTCTGGCCCCCAAGGGCAGTCGATCTTGCGTCTTGTGGCAAGCCTGTAAGCGCATGGCTGAGGAGGCCAAGCAGAAG aaacaccagaacacaggaccTGCCCTCGAGCAAGAGGACAGGGCCAGCAAGGTGGCTTCTGGCACAGCCTCTCTGCCCAGACTAAAGGCCACTCCTCAGGAAACAAGCCTCTTGACTGGGGTCTTAGGCTCAGAAATGAAGAGCAGCTGGGCTGAGTGGAGGGCTGGAGAAGCTCCCCCTGCACCTTG GGAAAACTGGATCACCCAGGATTGTGAGCAAGCATTCCCAGAGCTGAGGCCAGAGGTGGTGGGCCAGCAGAGCCTTGATGCAGTGGACCTAGAAAATGAG GAGCCAGACAACGATGGTGCTGAGTGGCGGCACCTGCTAgagaccactgagcctgtgcccgTCCAACTGAAGGCCCCTCTCGCCCTGCTGTGCAATCCCGACTTCTGCCAGCGCATCCAGGGTCAGCTGCATGAGGCTGGAGGGCAG ATCCTGAAAGGCGTGCTGGAGGGTGCTTCCCATATCCTTCCTGTGCTCCGGGTCCTGAGCAGTCTTCTGTCCAGCTGCAGTGACTCTGTTCGCTTGTACTCCTTCTGCCGTGACGCAGGGCTCCCCCGGCTGCTGCTCAGCCTCCTGCGACACAGCCAGGAGAGCAGCCGTATCCAGCAG CAGTGTTGGTGTGGGACCTTCTCACGGGACCTGACGGCCGTGATTCAGGCCTACTTTTCCTGCACCTTCAATCTGGAGAGGAGCCAGACAGGTGACAG CCTACAGGTATTTCAGGAGGCTGCCAACCTCTTTCTGGAGCTCTTGGGGAAACTACTGGCCCAACCAGATGACTCCAAGCAGACTTTGCGGAGGGACAGCCTTATG TGCTTTACTGTTCTGTGTGAAGCCATGGATGGGAACAGCTGGACCATCTCCAGAGCTTTCTACTCCAGCCTGATGACCACACAGCGGGCTGTGTTGGACGGGCTCCTTCATGGCTTGACAGTTCCACAGCTCCCTTTCCACAGCCCCCCAG GAGCCCCCGAGGTGAGCCAGCCGCTTCAGGAGCAGAGTGGGGATCTGCCTGGAGCCATCTCCTCGGCACTGGCAGCCTTATGCACTGCTCCTGTGGGGCTGCCTGGCTGCTGGGAAGCCAAGGAGCAG ATCTCTCGGCATTTGGCAAACCAGCTCAGTGAAGACAGCAACCAACTGAGGTCATCCCTCATCTCTGGCCTGCAGCATCCCATCCTGTGCCTACACCTTCTCAAG GTTCTCTACTCCTGCTGCCGCGTAAGTGAGCCCCTGTGCCGTCTTCTAGGGCAAGAGCCCCTGGCCTTGGAGTCACTGTGGAAGTTGGTCCAGGGCAAG GTAAAGGTAGTGGATTGGCAAGAGTCTGCTGAAGTGACACTGtacctcctctcccttcttgtCCTTCACCTCCAAGATCTGCCTTCTGG AATGGAGAAGCTAGGCAGTGAGGTTGCTACTGTCTTTACCCATTCACACGTCGTCTCTCTGGTG AGCGCGGCCGCCTGTCTGTTGGGACAGCTTGGTCAGCAAGGGGTGATTTTTGACCTGCAGCCTGTGGAGTGGATTGCAGCTGCCACACATGCCCTGTCCGCCCCTGCTGAG GTCCGGCTGACTCCACCGGGTGGCTGTGGATTCTACGATGGCCTCCTCATCCTGCTGCAGCTGCTCACCCAG CAGGGAAAGGGTAATCCAGTAAGTGTCGTGGCTAGCTCAGAAATGTGGACCGTTCTGTGGCACCGCTTCTCCACGGTGCTGAGGCTCCCTGAGGAGGCATCTGTACAGGAAGAGGAGCTGTCGCTGTCCAGTCCACAAAGCCCAGAGCCAGACTGGATGCTGATCTCACCCCAAG GCATGGCAGCCCTGCTGAGCCTGGCCATGGCCACCTTTACCCAGGAACCCCAGTTATGCCTGAGCCACCTGTCTCAGCATGGAAGTATCCTCATGTCCACCCTGAAGCATCTGCTTTCACCCAGCTTCCTGCATCAACTGACCGAGGC GCCTCAAGGGCCCGAGTTTCTCCCCGTTGTGGTGCTCTCTGTGTGCCAGCTCCTGTGCTTCCCCTTCGCCCTGGATGTGGACGCTGACCTCCTTGAAGGTGTCTTGGCTGACCTCACAGACTCAGAAGTCACAGCCCACCTGCTGCAG gtcTGCTGCTACCATCTTCCACTGACACAAGCCGAGCTGCCCATCAGTCTGCTCACACGCCTGGCCCTCTCGGAGCCCCTCTCTCTCTACCAGTTTGTGAGCACAGTAGCCGCCTGCCCTACAACCACCATCTCATTCCTCTCAGCTGCCCTCCTGGGTGACCAGCCGCCGCTGACCTCTGACCTTCTCTCCCTCCTGGCCCACGCCGCCCGGGTACTGTCTCCCAGCCATTTGTCCTTTATCCAAGAACTCCTGGCTGGCCCCGATGAATCCTGTCGGCCCCTGCGCAGCCTCCTGGGCCACCCAGAGAATTCTGTGCGGGCCCGTACTTACGGGCTCCTGGGACACTTGCTCCAGCCCAGCGGAGCCCTGCGTGGGGCCCTGCAGAGCCAGCTGGGACTGCTCAACCTTTTGCTGCTGGGGCTTGGAGACAAGGACCCTGCTGTGCGGCGTGGTGCCAGCTTTGCTGTGGGCAATGCAGCCTACCAAGCTGGTCCCCTGGGGCCTGCCCTGGCAGCTGCAGTGCCCGGTATGACCCAGCTGCTTGGAGATCCTCAGGCTGGTATCCGGCGCAATGCCGCATCAGCTCTGGGCAACTTGGGGCCTGAGGGTTTGGGGGACGAGCTGTTACGGTGCCACGTACCCCAGCGGCTCCTAGAGGTGGCGTGTGGAGACCCCCAGCCAAATGTGAAGGAGGCCGCCCTCGTTGCCCTCCGGAGCCTCCGACAGGAGCCCTGCATCCATCAG GTGCTGGTGTCCCTGGGTGCCAGTGAGAAATTAGCCTTGCTCTCTCTGGGGAATCAGTTACTGCCACATAGCAGTCCCAGGCCGGCCTCTGCCAAACACTGCAGGAAACTCATTCACCTCTTGAGGCCAACCCACAATACATGA
- the STK36 gene encoding serine/threonine-protein kinase 36 isoform X3 — MEKYHVLEMIGEGCFGRVYKGRRKYSAQVQAIAAQLVSALYYLHSHRILHRDMKPQNILLAKGGGIKLCDFGFARAMSTNTMVLTSIKGTPLYMSPELVEERPYDHTVDLWSVGCILYELAVGTPPFYTTSIFQLVSLIRKDPVRWPPTISPCFKNFLQGLLTKDPRQRLSWPDLLHHPFIAGRVTILTESAGPDLGTPFTSRLPPELQVLKDQQAHRLAPKGSRSCVLWQACKRMAEEAKQKKHQNTGPALEQEDRASKVASGTASLPRLKATPQETSLLTGVLGSEMKSSWAEWRAGEAPPAPWENWITQDCEQAFPELRPEVVGQQSLDAVDLENEEPDNDGAEWRHLLETTEPVPVQLKAPLALLCNPDFCQRIQGQLHEAGGQILKGVLEGASHILPVLRVLSSLLSSCSDSVRLYSFCRDAGLPRLLLSLLRHSQESSRIQQQCWCGTFSRDLTAVIQAYFSCTFNLERSQTGDSLQVFQEAANLFLELLGKLLAQPDDSKQTLRRDSLMCFTVLCEAMDGNSWTISRAFYSSLMTTQRAVLDGLLHGLTVPQLPFHSPPGAPEVSQPLQEQSGDLPGAISSALAALCTAPVGLPGCWEAKEQISRHLANQLSEDSNQLRSSLISGLQHPILCLHLLKVLYSCCRVSEPLCRLLGQEPLALESLWKLVQGKVKVVDWQESAEVTLYLLSLLVLHLQDLPSGMEKLGSEVATVFTHSHVVSLVSAAACLLGQLGQQGVIFDLQPVEWIAAATHALSAPAEVRLTPPGGCGFYDGLLILLQLLTQQGKGNPVSVVASSEMWTVLWHRFSTVLRLPEEASVQEEELSLSSPQSPEPDWMLISPQGMAALLSLAMATFTQEPQLCLSHLSQHGSILMSTLKHLLSPSFLHQLTEAPQGPEFLPVVVLSVCQLLCFPFALDVDADLLEGVLADLTDSEVTAHLLQVCCYHLPLTQAELPISLLTRLALSEPLSLYQFVSTVAACPTTTISFLSAALLGDQPPLTSDLLSLLAHAARVLSPSHLSFIQELLAGPDESCRPLRSLLGHPENSVRARTYGLLGHLLQPSGALRGALQSQLGLLNLLLLGLGDKDPAVRRGASFAVGNAAYQAGPLGPALAAAVPGMTQLLGDPQAGIRRNAASALGNLGPEGLGDELLRCHVPQRLLEVACGDPQPNVKEAALVALRSLRQEPCIHQVLVSLGASEKLALLSLGNQLLPHSSPRPASAKHCRKLIHLLRPTHNT; from the exons ATGGAAAAGTACCACGTGTTGGAGATGATTGGAGAAGGCTGTTTTGGGAGGGTGTACAAGGGTCGAAGAAAATACAGTGCTCAG GTTCAGGCCATTGCTGCCCAGTTGGTGTCAGCCCTGTACTATCTGCATTCCCACCGCATCCTCCACCGAGACATGAAGCCTCAGAACATCCTCCTTGCCAAGGGTGGTGGCATaaagctctgtgactttgg ATTTGCCCGGGCTATGAGCACCAACACGATGGTGCTGACATCCATTAAAGGCACACCACTCTACATGTCTCCAGAGCTGGTGGAGGAACGACCATATGACCACACCGTGGACCTCTGGTCTGTGGGCTGCATACTGTATGAGCTGGCAGTGGGCACTCCTCCCTTCTATACTACAAGCATCTTTCAGCTGGTCAGCCTCATTCGCAAGGACCCTGTGCGCTGGCCCCCCACCATTAGTCCTTGCTTCAAG AACTTCCTTCAGGGACTGCTCACCAAGGACCCCCGGCAGCGTCTGTCCTGGCCAGACCTCTTACATCACCCCTTTATTGCTGGTCGTGTCACCA TACTAACCGAGTCAGCAGGCCCAGATTTGGGTACCCCATTCACCAGTCGCTTACCCCCAGAACTTCAGGTCCTAAAGGACCAACAGGCGCATCGTCTGGCCCCCAAGGGCAGTCGATCTTGCGTCTTGTGGCAAGCCTGTAAGCGCATGGCTGAGGAGGCCAAGCAGAAG aaacaccagaacacaggaccTGCCCTCGAGCAAGAGGACAGGGCCAGCAAGGTGGCTTCTGGCACAGCCTCTCTGCCCAGACTAAAGGCCACTCCTCAGGAAACAAGCCTCTTGACTGGGGTCTTAGGCTCAGAAATGAAGAGCAGCTGGGCTGAGTGGAGGGCTGGAGAAGCTCCCCCTGCACCTTG GGAAAACTGGATCACCCAGGATTGTGAGCAAGCATTCCCAGAGCTGAGGCCAGAGGTGGTGGGCCAGCAGAGCCTTGATGCAGTGGACCTAGAAAATGAG GAGCCAGACAACGATGGTGCTGAGTGGCGGCACCTGCTAgagaccactgagcctgtgcccgTCCAACTGAAGGCCCCTCTCGCCCTGCTGTGCAATCCCGACTTCTGCCAGCGCATCCAGGGTCAGCTGCATGAGGCTGGAGGGCAG ATCCTGAAAGGCGTGCTGGAGGGTGCTTCCCATATCCTTCCTGTGCTCCGGGTCCTGAGCAGTCTTCTGTCCAGCTGCAGTGACTCTGTTCGCTTGTACTCCTTCTGCCGTGACGCAGGGCTCCCCCGGCTGCTGCTCAGCCTCCTGCGACACAGCCAGGAGAGCAGCCGTATCCAGCAG CAGTGTTGGTGTGGGACCTTCTCACGGGACCTGACGGCCGTGATTCAGGCCTACTTTTCCTGCACCTTCAATCTGGAGAGGAGCCAGACAGGTGACAG CCTACAGGTATTTCAGGAGGCTGCCAACCTCTTTCTGGAGCTCTTGGGGAAACTACTGGCCCAACCAGATGACTCCAAGCAGACTTTGCGGAGGGACAGCCTTATG TGCTTTACTGTTCTGTGTGAAGCCATGGATGGGAACAGCTGGACCATCTCCAGAGCTTTCTACTCCAGCCTGATGACCACACAGCGGGCTGTGTTGGACGGGCTCCTTCATGGCTTGACAGTTCCACAGCTCCCTTTCCACAGCCCCCCAG GAGCCCCCGAGGTGAGCCAGCCGCTTCAGGAGCAGAGTGGGGATCTGCCTGGAGCCATCTCCTCGGCACTGGCAGCCTTATGCACTGCTCCTGTGGGGCTGCCTGGCTGCTGGGAAGCCAAGGAGCAG ATCTCTCGGCATTTGGCAAACCAGCTCAGTGAAGACAGCAACCAACTGAGGTCATCCCTCATCTCTGGCCTGCAGCATCCCATCCTGTGCCTACACCTTCTCAAG GTTCTCTACTCCTGCTGCCGCGTAAGTGAGCCCCTGTGCCGTCTTCTAGGGCAAGAGCCCCTGGCCTTGGAGTCACTGTGGAAGTTGGTCCAGGGCAAG GTAAAGGTAGTGGATTGGCAAGAGTCTGCTGAAGTGACACTGtacctcctctcccttcttgtCCTTCACCTCCAAGATCTGCCTTCTGG AATGGAGAAGCTAGGCAGTGAGGTTGCTACTGTCTTTACCCATTCACACGTCGTCTCTCTGGTG AGCGCGGCCGCCTGTCTGTTGGGACAGCTTGGTCAGCAAGGGGTGATTTTTGACCTGCAGCCTGTGGAGTGGATTGCAGCTGCCACACATGCCCTGTCCGCCCCTGCTGAG GTCCGGCTGACTCCACCGGGTGGCTGTGGATTCTACGATGGCCTCCTCATCCTGCTGCAGCTGCTCACCCAG CAGGGAAAGGGTAATCCAGTAAGTGTCGTGGCTAGCTCAGAAATGTGGACCGTTCTGTGGCACCGCTTCTCCACGGTGCTGAGGCTCCCTGAGGAGGCATCTGTACAGGAAGAGGAGCTGTCGCTGTCCAGTCCACAAAGCCCAGAGCCAGACTGGATGCTGATCTCACCCCAAG GCATGGCAGCCCTGCTGAGCCTGGCCATGGCCACCTTTACCCAGGAACCCCAGTTATGCCTGAGCCACCTGTCTCAGCATGGAAGTATCCTCATGTCCACCCTGAAGCATCTGCTTTCACCCAGCTTCCTGCATCAACTGACCGAGGC GCCTCAAGGGCCCGAGTTTCTCCCCGTTGTGGTGCTCTCTGTGTGCCAGCTCCTGTGCTTCCCCTTCGCCCTGGATGTGGACGCTGACCTCCTTGAAGGTGTCTTGGCTGACCTCACAGACTCAGAAGTCACAGCCCACCTGCTGCAG gtcTGCTGCTACCATCTTCCACTGACACAAGCCGAGCTGCCCATCAGTCTGCTCACACGCCTGGCCCTCTCGGAGCCCCTCTCTCTCTACCAGTTTGTGAGCACAGTAGCCGCCTGCCCTACAACCACCATCTCATTCCTCTCAGCTGCCCTCCTGGGTGACCAGCCGCCGCTGACCTCTGACCTTCTCTCCCTCCTGGCCCACGCCGCCCGGGTACTGTCTCCCAGCCATTTGTCCTTTATCCAAGAACTCCTGGCTGGCCCCGATGAATCCTGTCGGCCCCTGCGCAGCCTCCTGGGCCACCCAGAGAATTCTGTGCGGGCCCGTACTTACGGGCTCCTGGGACACTTGCTCCAGCCCAGCGGAGCCCTGCGTGGGGCCCTGCAGAGCCAGCTGGGACTGCTCAACCTTTTGCTGCTGGGGCTTGGAGACAAGGACCCTGCTGTGCGGCGTGGTGCCAGCTTTGCTGTGGGCAATGCAGCCTACCAAGCTGGTCCCCTGGGGCCTGCCCTGGCAGCTGCAGTGCCCGGTATGACCCAGCTGCTTGGAGATCCTCAGGCTGGTATCCGGCGCAATGCCGCATCAGCTCTGGGCAACTTGGGGCCTGAGGGTTTGGGGGACGAGCTGTTACGGTGCCACGTACCCCAGCGGCTCCTAGAGGTGGCGTGTGGAGACCCCCAGCCAAATGTGAAGGAGGCCGCCCTCGTTGCCCTCCGGAGCCTCCGACAGGAGCCCTGCATCCATCAG GTGCTGGTGTCCCTGGGTGCCAGTGAGAAATTAGCCTTGCTCTCTCTGGGGAATCAGTTACTGCCACATAGCAGTCCCAGGCCGGCCTCTGCCAAACACTGCAGGAAACTCATTCACCTCTTGAGGCCAACCCACAATACATGA